One window of Nakaseomyces glabratus chromosome A, complete sequence genomic DNA carries:
- the PDR1 gene encoding drug-responsive transcription factor PDR1 (CAGL0A00451g~Zinc finger transcription factor, activator of drug resistance genes via pleiotropic drug response elements (PDRE); regulates drug efflux pumps and controls multi-drug resistance; gene upregulated and/or mutated in azole-resistant strains) yields the protein MQTLETTSKSNPGEVKAQKPSTRRTKVGKACDSCRRRKIKCNGLKPCPSCTIYGCECTYTDAKSTKNLKSNDAGKSKPTGRVSKNKETTRVDKDIRKLEQQYVPINANIHVGPRFPSENILNGYPQCGAPQNNVVGNPLAVNTQCHRGLSETPMSSTFKESNLRDDRLLQSSDTDDMRNGDSEERDLKGSDSENVKSKDNKSDPLIIYKDDTHIESTVNKLTQAVNELKSLQNAPSSIKSSIDAIELQLRNILDNWKPEVDFEKAKINESATTKSLETNLLRNKYTNHVHLTRFRIWIDYKNANKNNHFMGECGFSLAESFFASNQPLVDELFGLYSQVEAFSLQGLGYCVHLYEPYMKTEEAIKLMKETLYIILRFIDICVHHINEESISIANPLETYLRKKHLMPMTPTPRSSYGSPQSASTKSLVSKIIERIPQPFIESVTNVSSLQLLDLRDDESKMFGTLLNMCKSIRRKFDSVMSDYDSIVTEKSEGEQNDGKVTVAEFTSLCEAEEMLLALCYNYYNLTLYSFFEFGTNIEYMEHLLLLLEEQLALDEYYGFEKVLNVAVANAKKMGFHRWEFYVGYEESTAEKRRLLWWKLYNYEKASTMKKGFFSVIDDATVNCLLPKIFRNFGYLDRVEFLENIQKPMDLSVFSDVPISVLCKYGELALTIVTSEFHEKFLYADRYTSIRNSAKPPTLKNQLIKEIVDGIAYTETSYEAIRKQTAKLWDIALGKVTKDKINKEDTAAASKFTLSYEYHRFRLINMADNLIARLMVKPKSDWLISVMKGHLNRLYEHWKVMNEIILSMDNDYSIATTFEYYAPSCLCLATQTFLIVRNMEMDDVKMMVAVYKRFLNLGMFLQSAKVCSLADSHTFRDFSRSFSFITIISRLMIIEFMQIKELTKVEFIEKFSEVCPDLADLPPMLLDPNSCLYFSLLQQIKKSGFTLSFKKILEDARMMDFNYDRNLDSEAIKKCNGEFSKSMPSCTNVSDTTTAVSDNSAKKKASMGSARVNSTDTLTASPLSGLRNQTQLDSKDSVPSLEAYTPIDSVSDVPTGEINVPFPPVYNQNGLDQQTTYNLGTLDEFVNKGDLNELYNSLWGDLFSDVYL from the coding sequence ATGCAAACATTAGAAACtacatcaaaatcaaatccAGGGGAAGTCAAAGCACAGAAGCCTAgtacaagaagaacaaaagtTGGAAAAGCTTGTGATAGCTGTAGAAGgaggaaaataaaatgtaaTGGGCTAAAACCTTGTCCATCTTGTACAATCTATGGCTGTGAATGTACATATACTGATGCAAAATCGACAAAAAATCTCAAATCAAATGATGCAGGTAAATCAAAACCAACAGGGAGAGTATCAAAGAATAAAGAAACTACTAGAGTCGACAAAGATATTAGGAAATTAGAGCAGCAGTATGTCCCTATTAATGCTAATATTCATGTTGGTCCCAGGTTCCCCTCCgagaatatattgaatgGATATCCACAATGTGGAGCACCACAGAACAATGTTGTGGGTAATCCACTAGCGGTTAATACTCAATGCCATAGAGGTCTTTCTGAAACTCCTATGTCCTCAACATTCAAAGAATCTAACTTAAGAGATGATCGGCTACTACAGTCATCAGATACAGATGATATGAGGAATGGTGACTCGGAAGAAAGGGACTTGAAAGGGAGTGACAGCGAGAATGTCAAAAGTAAAGACAATAAAAGTGATCCTTTGATTATATACAAAGATGATACACATATTGAAAGCACGGTTAATAAACTAACACAGGCAGTTAATGAACTCAAATCACTTCAAAATGCACCCAGTTCGATAAAATCATCCATTGACGCCATTGAGTTACAACTTAGAAACATTTTAGACAACTGGAAACCAGAGGTAGATTTCGAGAAAGCAAAGATTAATGAAAGTGCCACCACTAAGTCACTTGAAACAAACTTGCTGAGGAATAAATACACTAATCACGTTCATTTAACAAGATTTAGGATATGGATAGATTATAAAAATGCGAACAAAAACAATCATTTTATGGGAGAGTGTGGATTTAGTCTTGCAGAATCTTTTTTTGCTTCTAATCAGCCATTGGTCGATGAATTGTTTGGGTTGTATTCCCAGGTAGAGGCCTTTTCTTTGCAAGGTCTTGGTTACTGTGTTCACCTTTATGAGCCATATATGAAAACTGAGGAAGCGATAAAACTGATGAAAGAGACcttatatattatactaCGGTTTATTGATATATGTGTTCACCATATCAATGAAGAGTCGATATCGATTGCCAACCCGTTAGAAACATATTTACGAAAAAAACATCTAATGCCTATGACTCCTACACCAAGGTCGTCCTATGGAAGTCCACAAAGTGCTAGTACAAAGAGCTTGGTAAGTAAGATAATAGAGAGAATACCGCAACCGTTTATTGAGAGTGTAACTAATGTGTCGAGTCTTCAACTATTAGATCTTCGAGATGACGAGTCAAAAATGTTTGGAACATTGCTGAACATGTGTAAGTCTATAAGGCGAAAATTTGACTCTGTTATGAGCGATTACGATTCCATTGTCACAGAAAAATCCGAAGGCGAACAAAATGATGGTAAAGTAACTGTAGCTGAGTTCACATCTTTGTGTGAAGCGGAAGAAATGCTCTTAGCATTATGCTATAACTATTATAATCTGACGTTATAcagtttctttgaatttggGACTAATATTGAATACATGGAACATCTgttgcttcttcttgaagaacaGCTTGCTCTCGACGAATACTATGGTTTTGAAAAGGTCTTGAATGTAGCTGTTGCAAATGCTAAAAAAATGGGTTTCCACCGTTGGGAGTTTTACGTCGGCTATGAAGAGTCGACTGCTGAAAAGAGGCGGCTACTATGGTGGAAGTTATACAATTATGAAAAAGCCAGTACTATGAAGAAgggttttttttctgtgaTTGATGATGCTACTGTCAACTGTTTATTACCTAAGATTTTTAGAAACTTTGGCTATCTGGATAGGGTGGAGTTTCtagaaaatattcaaaagcCAATGGATCTTAGTGTGTTTTCCGATGTTCCAATTTCTGTCCTTTGTAAATACGGTGAGTTGGCCCTTACAATAGTTACCAGTGAGtttcatgaaaaatttttatatGCTGATAGATACACTTCTATTCGAAATTCCGCGAAACCGCCGACATTAAAAAACCAATTAATTAAGGAAATTGTGGATGGTATAGCTTATACAGAGACATCATATGAGGCAATCAGAAAGCAAACTGCAAAACTATGGGATATTGCATTAGGTAAGGTGACCAAAgataaaatcaataaaGAAGATACAGCAGCAGCTAGCAAATTTACTTTGAGTTATGAATATCACAGATTCAGGCTAATCAATATGGCAGACAATTTAATTGCTAGACTAATGGTGAAACCAAAATCAGATTGGCTAATATCAGTCATGAAGGGGCATCTTAACAGACTATATGAGCACTGGAAAGTAATGAATGAAATTATCCTAAGTATGGACAACGATTATTCAATTGCAACAACGTTCGAATATTATGCACCATCATGTCTGTGTTTAGCTACGCAGACTTTCCTTATTGTGAGGAATATGGAAATGGATGATGTCAAGATGATGGTTGCAGTATATAAAAGATTTCTTAACCTAGGAATGTTTTTGCAGAGTGCCAAAGTATGCAGCCTTGCCGATAGTCATACATTCAGAGATTTTTCTAGatctttttcctttattACGATAATTTCAAGATTGATGATAATCGAATTTATGCAAATTAAAGAATTGACGAAGGTAGAGTTTATTGAGAAGTTTTCTGAAGTATGCCCTGACCTTGCAGATCTACCTCCGATGCTTCTAGATCCAAACTCTTgcttatatttttcattgttaCAGCAGATTAAGAAATCTGGTTTTACGTTGtcattcaaaaaaattcttgaagaCGCTAGAATGATGGACTTCAATTACGACCGCAATTTGGACTCAGAGGCCATTAAAAAGTGCAATGGTGAATTTAGCAAGTCAATGCCTTCCTGTACCAATGTCTCAGATACCACCACCGCTGTTTCTGACAATAGTGCTAAGAAGAAAGCTTCAATGGGGTCGGCGAGGGTAAATTCAACTGATACACTAACTGCATCTCCCTTATCGGGCTTAAGGAATCAAACGCAGTTGGATTCTAAAGACAGTGTTCCATCTCTCGAGGCTTATACACCAATTGATTCTGTCTCTGACGTGCCCACTGGGGAGATCAACGTTCCATTCCCTCCTGTTTATAATCAAAATGGATTGGATCAGCAAACCACTTATAATTTGGGAACTTTAGATGAGTTTGTTAACAAGGGAGATTTGAATGAACTCTATAATAGCCTATGGGGTGACCTATTTTCTGATGTTTACTTGTGA